In Epinephelus lanceolatus isolate andai-2023 chromosome 13, ASM4190304v1, whole genome shotgun sequence, the following are encoded in one genomic region:
- the hadhb gene encoding trifunctional enzyme subunit beta, mitochondrial, with protein MASMLLNTVRGCSVSPSWAMRLGARSLSTTTQLQAQVQTKSKKTLARPGVKNIVLVEGVRTPFLMSGTTYADLMPHDLARAALQGLLHKTNIPKDAVDYIIYGTVIQEVKTSNVAREAALGAGFSDKIPAHTVTMACISSNQAMTSAVGLIAAGQCDTVVAGGVEFMSDVPIRHSRKMRKTMLALNRAKSLGQRLSLIGSIRMAHLSPELPAVAEFSTSETMGHSADRLAAAFGVSRVEQDEFAMRSHSLAKQAQDAGLLKDVISFKVPGRDIVSKDNGIRPSSMEQMGKLKPAFIKPHGTVTAANSSFLTDGASAVLIMSEEKALAMGYKPKAYLRDFVYVSQDPKDQLLLGPTYGTPKALERAGLSMSDIDVFEFHEAFAGQIMANLKAMDSDWFAQTYMGRKSKVGTPPMEKFNLWGGSLSLGHPFGATGCRLVTTVAHRLQKEGGQYGLVAACAAGGQGHAMVIEAYPQ; from the exons ATGGCTTCCATGTTGCTGAACACAGTGCGGGGCTGCTCTGTCAGCCCTTCCTGGGCAATGAGGTTGG GGGCACGCTCCCTCAGTACAACCACCCAACTTCAGGCTCAGG TTCAGACAAAGAGCAAAAAGACGCTAGCTCGGCCTGGTGTGAAGAACATTGTTCTGGTGGAAGGAGTTCGAACCCCATTCCTGATGTCTGGAACCAC ATATGCTGACCTAATGCCCCATGACTTGGCCAGAGCAGCTCTGCA GGGTCTGCTGCACAAGACGAATATACCCAAAGATGCTGTCGACTACATCATCTACGGAACAGTCATTCAGGAGGTCAAAACCAGCAACGTAGCAAGAGAG GCAGCACTAGGTGCAGGCTTCTCTGACAAGATCCCAGCTCACACCGTCACCATGGCCTGCATCTCCTCCAACCAGGCAATGACCTCAG CCGTTGGCCTTATTGCTGCAGGCCAGTGTGACACTGTTGTGGCAGGAGGGGTGGAGTTTATGTCTGATGTTCCTATCCGTCACAGCCGTAAGATGAGGAAGACCATGCTGGCCTTGAACAGAGCCAAGTCCCTCGGCCAGAGGCTCAGTCTGATTGGCAGCATCCGGATGGCACACCTCTCCCCAGAG cTTCCTGCTGTGGCCGAGTTCTCCACATCTGAAACCATGGGCCACAGTGCAGACCGTCTGGCTGCTGCATTTGGCGTCTCCAGAGTGGAGCAGGATGAGTTTGCCATGCGATCACACAGTCTGGCCAAACAGGCCCAGGATGCCGGTCTGTTGAAGGATGTCATCTCTTTTAAAGTGCCAG GCCGTGATATTGTTTCCAAGGACAACGGCATCCGCCCATCTTCCATGGAGCAAATGGGCAAACTAAAGCCCGCCTTCATTAAACCTCACGGCACAGTCACAGCCGCCAACTCCTCCTTCCTg aCTGACGGTGCCTCAGCTGTGCTCATCATGTCTGAAGAGAAAGCTTTGGCTATGGGTTACAAGCCTAAAGCCTACCTCAG AGACTTTGTCTACGTGTCCCAGGACCCCAAAGATCAGCTGCTTTTGGG GCCAACATACGGTACGCCGAAGGCCCTGGAACGGGCTGGCTTGAGCATGAGTGACATCGATGTCTTTGAGTTCCACGAGGCATTCGCA ggCCAGATAATGGCAAATCTGAAGGCTATGGACTCCGATTGGTTCGCCCAGACGTACATGGGCAGGAAATCGAAG GTTGGAACTCCTCCCATGGAGAAGTTTAACCTGTGGGGTGGCTCCCTGTCTTTGGGTCATCCGTTCGGTGCCACGGGCTGCAGGCTGGTAACCACAGTGGCACACCGGCTGCAGAAGGAAGGAGGACAGTACGGACTGGTGGCGGCTTGTGCTGCCGGAGGACAG gGTCATGCCATGGTGATTGAGGCCTACCCCCAGTAA